The DNA window CCTGAACCTGGCGATCAAGCGCAACACCCAGGCCGGCGTGCCGGCCAACGAGCTCGCCGACCGTCGCGACCAGCTGGTGCTCAAGCTCAGCGACTCGATCGGCGCCGTGGGGCGCCCCGGGGAGGACGGCGTCGTCGACGTGCTCGTCGGCGGCTCCCCGCTCGTCTCGGGCGTCAGCGCGTCCGCGCTCTCGGTGAAGGGGAACACCAACCCCAACCAGCTGCCGCCGGACCCGCCGCGCGTCACCTGGGGCATGGACGGCACGTCGCTCTCGGTCACCACCGGCACGGTCGGCGGTCTGTTGACCGGCATGAACAAGACCATCCCGTCCTACAAGTCCTCGCTGGACTCCGTGGCAGCGAGCCTCGCCTCGACGGTCAACGCGATCCACCGCACCGGCTACGACACCGACCCGACGGGCGACCCCGCGACGGGCGGCGAGGGACGCGACTTCTTCGGCCCTGCCGACGGCACGACCACCACCCCGGTCACCGCCGCCAACATCACCGTGCGCATCACCGACCCGGCCAAGATCGCGGCCAGCGCCACGCCGGGCGGCAACAAGGACGGCTCGGTCATGTCGCTGATCGCCAACGCGAGCGACGCGGCCGACGGCCCGATGGCGTCGTACAAGTCGCTGATCGGGAACCTCGGGGTCGAGTCGCAGACGGCGCAGACCCGGCTGACGACGCGCAAGGACGTGGCGACCAAGGCCGACGAGGCGGTGGGGAGCACCTCGGGCGTCGACACCGACGAGGAGCTCACGAACCTGCTGGGCTTCCAGCGCGCCTACGAGTCGGCGGCCAAGATCCTGAGCACGCTCGACAGCTCGATCGAGACGATCATCAACATGGTGAGAGGCTGACGATGACCGGCATCAGCAGGGTGACCTACACCTCGCTCGCAGCGTCCTCGCTGCGTGGCATCCAGGGCAACCTCGAGCG is part of the Motilibacter peucedani genome and encodes:
- the flgK gene encoding flagellar hook-associated protein FlgK → MGSTFGGINTAYTGLVAQRRALEVTGQNVANANTPGYSRQRVTMQSQGAGVQPAVYSRYEGAGDGVAVTGVERITDGFQVARQQVEHGNYSAADTHAATLKDIEGTFAEPSENGIQESMQDLYNAFAAVGESADPSASGPRATLLQAAQGVTDKLHDASTNLDQQWSTMRTTLDNSVAEINTTTQTIADLNLAIKRNTQAGVPANELADRRDQLVLKLSDSIGAVGRPGEDGVVDVLVGGSPLVSGVSASALSVKGNTNPNQLPPDPPRVTWGMDGTSLSVTTGTVGGLLTGMNKTIPSYKSSLDSVAASLASTVNAIHRTGYDTDPTGDPATGGEGRDFFGPADGTTTTPVTAANITVRITDPAKIAASATPGGNKDGSVMSLIANASDAADGPMASYKSLIGNLGVESQTAQTRLTTRKDVATKADEAVGSTSGVDTDEELTNLLGFQRAYESAAKILSTLDSSIETIINMVRG